One Glycine soja cultivar W05 chromosome 7, ASM419377v2, whole genome shotgun sequence genomic window, AAAAGTTTCCCGAAATGGCACTTGCAATTCTCCTTATTTATCAtacccttttttaaaaaataatattgatcgATTGATACctaataagaaaaaagagagaaaagatatAAATGTAAGATagagaaaaatgataaatattaaaaagatatttaaaatacAGAGATATTCATAaatcattacttttttttaaagaaaaaacataatttaattgaaatatagtTTGTGAATGAACAGAAAAagttcaaataaatttaatggtaTAAATTGCggatgtgaatttttttttgtatattaataatatgtactaaaatgattaatcaaatattttaacaagattatttatagataaaattaataaatattttgtatcaaTATGTGAgaacacaaaaatatacataataatttataatctaATGAAAGTATAAAAACTCCAAACAATGTCATTACATACGCTATTTTTCCAAGTTTTTATGATCAATAGTGGTTGTGTTGTGACAGTAACATCAGGTGCCAATGATGCTTACACGCATGACTTTGAAACTAGCGTTACAATTTGATGCATACACACGACATTGTAACTTGCTTTCTCCATCAATTATTGACTAGCAGGCACTTGAAATTAACGTCTTAATCGACATAAACTCAACTTGTCAACTATCATGTGCTTGCACATTAACAATTGTTTGGGTGATGTTCCGAATATCAACGTCTTAATAGACATAACCTGTAATTTGCAAATACTAAATAGGTATGTCTTCCTTGGCATCATTCCTTTACTTTTGCGGTGAAGTAGTTGGTATCTTGTGCATAATTTATCTAATCTACATCCCGCAGTtaaaggtttagggtttagaatCTAACCAAAGGTTTGGTGGCATATTGTGtttgattaaaattgataaacTCCTGCACCGTCATATCTCATCATTTGGATTGTTGAGAATTTTGTAATGATCACGAGTGAAATTTGTTCGTCTTTCTTCATGTAATAAATTTTGCATATTATTATAcatgaaagtgaaaaaaaaagagagcaataCGAGAAGTTCATTTGGGATTTCATAGTCATTAACTACTCATTAACCATTTATCATCCAAATTGCTGAAGTGCTATTTGTTTGCACGACATTATTTCATGTAATAAATTTTGCATATTATTATAcatgaaagtgaaaaaaaagagagcaataCGAGAAGTTCATTTGGGATTTCATAGTCATTAACTACTCATTAACCATTTATCATCCAAATTGCTGAAGTGCTATTTGTTTGCACGACATTATTTCACTAATTCTTTTCTACTCAATTACTTGATAGTTATTTGCAATTTCATTGTAAATTACCGGGGCCTTTTTCTCAATGCTCATAAAtattctttcaatttttctatTCTACTTCACCTAAAGTGTATGGATTAACCAACGTGAAATGATTTTAACTTAACTCAATCTCAAATTTGAGTTTTGACTATAtaattgtgttaaatatttaaaagaaaaaatttatcatttacttATCCTATTGAAGTAAAATTCCGTCCTATACGCaataaatcaatatatttatgatctttgtaaaaaaaatattttgaatacttGTATGATTTACTCCAAATGCGATGGAGAAGTGAGATTACcgttattttaaaagttaaagaaaTTCACGATAAATAATACGTAATTCATAGTTTACAACACAATCATTATCAATCTAAGAGCAATAAGAGCATAATAATAAACCCAAAAAATGAAAGATCACAgataaattaatagaaaaagaacataacaaattagataaaataaaattgacaaaatGTGAATTGAGTGGAAagtataaagaaagaaagaacaaaacataggataaaatataatcttGTAATGTGTAAAGGAATAAAGGGTCAAAACAGGGGTaacttttttgtaaatttttacccAAACAATGATGTTTCTGGAGTAAATATAGAATTTGAAGTCTAATATTATGGCAGTGCGCTGTAGCACCCGAAAAGCTGTATTTAGACCACTATTGCAGCCGCTACAGCGGTTATTGAAAATCGCTCAGCGATTTCGACTTCCATAGTAACTCAGGGCTGCTGCGCTCCGTTATCCTGCTATAGAGTGCTATTGACTACCATGAATGGGGGCGTAGGACTACCCCTTCATTCACCTTAAGGTTACCACAGCTCTACCTATGACAACAGGTAAAGTTCATATAGATGGATAGTAGTATAAAATGAAGTTGAGATTCACATAATGCACAAGGAAGATGATTTGCCAAGATTTTTTACATGTTCATTTCATGCTTACCGTTTGGTTATTCAACAGGTTTGCATTTTGTAGCGTTAAAAGGTCATTATCTGCATATAATCTGATTTTTTCTGCATAAAAAGTTCATCTTGTGGTTGCTGTCTGATTGCTAGCAACTTCAGATTTTGTGGCTTGCTGTTTAGTCACTAACAGGTTTAGTTTGTGACCCTGAAGCCATATTTTGTAAAATGCCCTATCCCCATTCAGATAATGTTTTTCAAGTATTTTGAGGCCATTCTACAGATGGCAAAATACTTACATGTTTCTAAAGTTTCACATGAAATGATGCTACATGGGCACATATCCGAGGGTGTACAAGATCCTACACAACTAGTCCAGTGATTAATGAGGTATACAAGCATCACTCTACGAGACATAAAGGAGTCTGCAGCACATTCCTTCTGCAACAAATAATAGGAAAAAACCTGCATGCAGTTTTTCAGGTGTTTTTGGTGGTGTTCTCCAATTAGAATTGGAGTTTTAAACTATGCTgatatttaattcaaattagAGCACGTCACCAAAAGCACCTAAAGAACTGCATCTAAATTTTGTCCTAAATAATTCACACCACCTATGAACAGACTAGATGCAAGAGAAATACAAATGCAATAAAACAAGGGGTCAAGACAAGTCCTAGCACACCATTCATAATTGTTTCAGATTGTCAACATTGTCAGATATCACCATTACCTTGCTGAGCCTTTGACTCATAGAAGAGCCTTACAGTTGAGTAAATGGTAGAGGGTTCAGCCATGGCACCATTGCCATAATCCCCACAAGCTAACCTCTTTGTAACAGGCGGGATGAGAGAAATGCCAAGCTCATCAATGGAGATGAAATGCCGCTCAGTGAAAGGATTGTTCCACATCAAAGTGTTCATGGCTGGTGCAACAAAGAATGGCTTGCTGTAGTCCCAGGCTCGAACGATACATGTAAGTAGATTGTCACACAACCCTCCAGCAATCTACAATAGCATATACTTAAGTtatgaaaaggaaggaagtgacAATCGTAAATACTTAAGTACTTAAACAGAAACATGCATGTAAACCCTATATAAGATTTACATACGAAAACTGAATACCAAAAGATGGATAGGAACACATATCATTGACTGAACTCACCTGCACAGAATAAATAGGCATGTCATAGACATTCCAGCTTTTATAACTTAATGTGCAATAAAATATAAGCCATGATTTTAACTTGTGGTGACTAAGCAGAAGAGACAAAATCTGCCACTATTTGTCAATTTATGATGTGTTTGGAAAAtcatatttacaatttatttagGCTTATCTTATGGCATGAACACTTGTTTTAATGATTAGGAGAGTTTatgaaaatatcttattttaataagCTATCCAGAATAACTTTTGAAAATAGTTTATAACCTATATAAAAACagtttaatcttattttctctttgattgtaGAAACAACCTAAGCACTTATTTGATAAGTGCTTCATTAAGTAGTTTATCCAAATGCAGCTGTGTTTACCTTGCCAAGGGTGTTTGCCGATAATGGAGCGATGACCATGATATCTGCCCATTTGCGAAGCTCAATGTGAAGCACACTATCACCTAATTTCTTCCAACTAGACCATTCATCCTCATCCGTGTATAGAATTACATCCTTGGGCATTGATGCTCTATCAatgaaatgcaaagatccacTTGAGGAAACTGCTCTTACATCTGCCCATTCAGAGAAACAATGACAAAGATTTGCAAATTTGACAGCAGCAACACTCCCACTAGCAGCAAGTAGAATCCGGGGCTTCCTTGGGGCAGCATCCACAGCCATACTCTCTCCCTCTGCACTTACAGGTTCTGAACCAGCCATCACCCAGAGACTTCTACAATAATCTTAAATATCCATGATTCAAACAAGTGTAAAGTGTTTCAACTAACTCATTAAAAACCTTCAAATTCGTAAACTAAAACTCCTTTAGAGGTAGCATATAGTTACTAAATATTTGTATCAAGAGTGCAAAAGGAAAAATTCCGtagtttattgaaataaaactcaaaatatACATGCATCTGAAGCTAGCTTAGCATCAATGACAACATCTATGTCTTACGTCCTGTTTAGTTAAACTCCTCTGCAAGTACGTATAGTAGAAAgaaataagaaggtaaaatgaaattaaacttcccccataagttaaaatcaatttatgtaCTTCAACATTTTTAGAAGCTCTCTGATGTAGCTTCTCGCCTTCTCCAAAAGCTGAagtgcataagttaattttaacttataaagaagtttgattcatttttccttttattttcttcttctttaaatGCTTGTGGAGGAAATTTATTCAAACTGGGCCAAAGGTCAATACCCCAAATATTTTACGAactacaatttaatttttacaaaccactagagtaaa contains:
- the LOC114418528 gene encoding probable phosphopantothenoylcysteine decarboxylase isoform X2, with the protein product MAGSEPVSAEGESMAVDAAPRKPRILLAASGSVAAVKFANLCHCFSEWADVRAVSSSGSLHFIDRASMPKDVILYTDEDEWSSWKKLGDSVLHIELRKWADIMVIAPLSANTLGKIAGGLCDNLLTCIVRAWDYSKPFFVAPAMNTLMWNNPFTERHFISIDELGISLIPPVTKRLACGDYGNGAMAEPSTIYSTVRLFYESKAQQELW
- the LOC114418528 gene encoding probable phosphopantothenoylcysteine decarboxylase isoform X1; protein product: MAGSEPVSAEGESMAVDAAPRKPRILLAASGSVAAVKFANLCHCFSEWADVRAVSSSGSLHFIDRASMPKDVILYTDEDEWSSWKKLGDSVLHIELRKWADIMVIAPLSANTLGKIAGGLCDNLLTCIVRAWDYSKPFFVAPAMNTLMWNNPFTERHFISIDELGISLIPPVTKRLACGDYGNGAMAEPSTIYSTVRLFYESKAQQGRAVVTLR